A genomic region of Oceaniferula marina contains the following coding sequences:
- a CDS encoding ASKHA domain-containing protein, translated as MRQLVINLDDGHDHRIDSCDPSSEQTLADHLEAHGFPLNTRCGKRGLCNGCEVRLSDGSTVKSCQIKAGKLDQIQLPERSRMEHRAQVSDSFRIDIPYAHQPIFPMPSLDFDKCNHGKDIGFAIDLGTTTVAVLIIDLSTGDILSRASGFNAQIQWGDNVLTRIQASGDPDTLRALQQALTETTFPELIHSACERAGKSTAQLAGGVIAGNTTMLHLLTGENPSSLGVYPFTPRFIEGKLMRNGQIGINNLPADTPLQLLPGIATFIGADIVAGIYATGMLYDSAPSLLVDIGTNGEIVLHHQGQLIACATAAGPAFEGGGLSCGTRARHGAISDLAYSLPASRLEAKVIGNVPLARASGICGSAYIDFLADGRRSGLISPSGRILPSAWESLPEPYRSVHEDGRALCLADTKGRGSMIISEVDIAVILQAKAAIGAGIETLLEVSGLTADEIGKVYLAGGFGMHLNVANAIDMGLLPGFSPKQIEVVGNTSLAGAMLTLIDKSSLDEMEAIREKTTTIELNQQANFEDCYINHLMLP; from the coding sequence ATGCGTCAGCTCGTAATCAATCTTGATGATGGACACGACCACCGGATCGATTCGTGTGACCCGTCATCGGAACAAACCCTTGCCGACCATCTTGAAGCGCATGGGTTTCCTCTCAATACTCGCTGTGGCAAACGTGGACTTTGCAATGGCTGTGAAGTCAGATTAAGCGATGGCTCAACCGTCAAGTCATGCCAGATCAAAGCTGGAAAACTTGATCAAATCCAACTCCCCGAGCGCTCACGCATGGAACACCGGGCACAAGTCAGCGACAGCTTTCGCATTGATATCCCCTACGCCCATCAGCCTATTTTTCCGATGCCCTCACTCGATTTTGACAAGTGTAACCACGGCAAAGATATCGGGTTCGCCATCGACCTCGGAACCACTACCGTTGCTGTGCTCATCATCGACTTATCGACAGGTGACATCCTCTCTCGGGCAAGTGGCTTTAATGCCCAAATCCAATGGGGAGACAATGTCCTGACCCGAATTCAGGCCTCAGGTGATCCGGATACTCTACGTGCGTTACAGCAAGCACTAACCGAAACCACCTTTCCGGAACTGATTCACTCAGCATGTGAGCGAGCTGGAAAATCCACGGCCCAACTGGCGGGTGGTGTCATTGCAGGAAACACCACCATGCTGCACTTGCTAACAGGGGAGAACCCAAGTTCCCTCGGAGTGTATCCATTCACCCCTCGATTTATCGAAGGGAAATTGATGCGTAACGGCCAGATCGGAATCAACAACCTTCCAGCGGACACACCCTTGCAACTTTTACCTGGCATCGCCACCTTTATCGGAGCTGATATTGTCGCCGGCATCTATGCCACGGGCATGCTTTATGACTCCGCTCCCAGCCTGCTGGTCGATATTGGAACCAATGGAGAAATAGTGCTTCACCATCAGGGCCAACTGATCGCATGTGCCACAGCGGCCGGCCCTGCATTCGAAGGAGGAGGTCTATCCTGTGGAACACGCGCCCGCCACGGTGCCATCAGCGATCTTGCCTATTCACTCCCCGCCTCTCGCTTGGAAGCCAAAGTCATCGGCAATGTCCCACTCGCACGAGCAAGCGGTATTTGTGGATCCGCCTATATTGATTTTCTGGCTGACGGCCGTCGATCTGGCTTGATTTCACCATCCGGACGGATCCTCCCATCCGCATGGGAGTCCCTGCCGGAACCATATCGGTCGGTTCATGAAGACGGTCGAGCCCTATGTCTGGCTGACACAAAAGGCCGCGGAAGCATGATAATCAGCGAGGTCGATATTGCGGTCATTCTTCAAGCCAAAGCGGCCATCGGAGCCGGCATTGAAACCTTGCTTGAAGTATCCGGCCTCACAGCAGATGAAATTGGCAAGGTCTATCTAGCCGGAGGCTTTGGCATGCACCTCAACGTCGCCAACGCCATTGACATGGGATTATTGCCCGGCTTTTCACCAAAACAAATCGAGGTTGTAGGAAACACCTCCCTCGCGGGTGCCATGCTCACATTGATCGACAAATCATCCTTGGATGAAATGGAAGCCATTCGCGAAAAAACAACAACAATCGAACTGAATCAACAAGCCAACTTTGAAGACTGTTACATCAACCACCTCATGCTACCATGA
- a CDS encoding DUF1638 domain-containing protein: protein MESSSQARIALLACSVFEKEIPLVIKHHGSLERVHTRFFEMGLHDQPDILRQTLQDEIDALDELDGIGAIVLAYGLCGCGTTGLHSKKHTLIIPRAHDCITVFLGSKNRFSEHQSRCPGCMYYTPGWNRGRRVPGPDKLKAMRRELSPKFDAEDVDFLIESEQQAWSMHDTATYIDLGTNDADDEAQYAENCAQWLGWKFERLQGDPGLLRDLLTGPWPEDRFQTILPGHQLAHSADLSVMKSLPHGAKS, encoded by the coding sequence ATGGAATCCAGTTCACAAGCTCGCATTGCTCTGCTCGCCTGTTCGGTTTTTGAAAAAGAAATCCCCTTGGTCATCAAACATCATGGTTCGCTCGAGCGGGTGCACACCCGGTTCTTTGAAATGGGCTTACATGATCAACCGGATATTCTACGCCAAACCTTACAAGACGAAATCGATGCGCTGGATGAGCTTGACGGTATCGGAGCCATCGTCCTTGCCTACGGTCTCTGTGGCTGCGGCACAACAGGTCTCCACTCGAAAAAGCACACACTGATTATCCCTCGAGCTCACGATTGCATCACCGTTTTCCTCGGCAGTAAAAACCGTTTTTCCGAACATCAATCCCGCTGCCCCGGTTGTATGTATTACACTCCCGGATGGAACCGTGGACGCCGAGTTCCCGGGCCAGACAAACTCAAGGCCATGCGTCGGGAATTAAGCCCGAAATTCGATGCAGAGGATGTCGATTTTCTCATCGAAAGCGAGCAGCAAGCATGGTCAATGCACGACACCGCCACATACATTGACCTCGGCACCAACGATGCGGATGATGAGGCACAATATGCAGAAAACTGTGCTCAGTGGTTAGGCTGGAAATTCGAACGACTCCAAGGAGACCCCGGCTTATTGCGCGACTTGCTCACCGGCCCGTGGCCAGAAGACCGCTTTCAAACGATCCTGCCCGGCCACCAACTCGCCCACTCAGCTGACCTCTCAGTCATGAAGTCGCTCCCCCACGGTGCCAAATCCTAA
- a CDS encoding uroporphyrinogen decarboxylase family protein, protein MMTSRERIHAALNFECPDRLPVSDALWDGLQEVWINEGMPADVSAADHFDWDITSMFIDASPRFETIIHSRKDGMITFEDRAGYTVTKTDGIGGTLDFIDHKTKSEEDWYQKTKPKMILNDPSGTARIDSASYFCHIDEYPTWEEAKEKYDRIYAQDRFVLFTAYGPWEATWRHYAMDELLMDVLEEPEWCADMFNTYTDLLLEVLQRGLDEGMKPDGLYIPEDMGFKTSLLISPNTWDALLKPCYKRISAFLQQHGIRFLMHSDGCIWDLIPRLIDVGVEALNPLECAASMDINELRKRHPDTMACYGNISVSNLLGSRNDLEQELLEKIPQAVNGGFIMHSDHSIPFGVKYEQYKWARQRAQEIFEETRKQTLT, encoded by the coding sequence ATGATGACATCACGCGAACGCATCCACGCAGCTCTCAATTTTGAATGCCCTGACCGTCTACCTGTCAGTGACGCACTCTGGGATGGTTTACAGGAGGTTTGGATCAATGAAGGCATGCCTGCAGATGTTTCTGCGGCCGACCACTTTGACTGGGATATCACATCCATGTTCATTGATGCCTCACCACGCTTCGAAACCATTATTCACTCACGAAAAGATGGCATGATCACCTTCGAAGACCGTGCCGGCTATACCGTCACCAAAACAGATGGTATCGGAGGAACCCTCGACTTCATCGACCACAAAACCAAATCCGAAGAGGATTGGTATCAGAAGACCAAACCTAAGATGATTTTGAATGACCCCTCTGGCACGGCCCGAATCGATTCCGCCAGTTATTTCTGCCATATCGACGAGTATCCAACATGGGAAGAGGCCAAAGAAAAATACGACCGGATCTATGCCCAGGACCGTTTTGTCCTCTTCACAGCCTACGGGCCTTGGGAAGCCACTTGGAGGCATTATGCCATGGATGAGCTTCTGATGGATGTTCTGGAAGAGCCCGAGTGGTGTGCCGATATGTTCAATACCTACACCGACCTCCTACTCGAGGTTTTACAACGAGGTCTGGATGAAGGCATGAAACCTGACGGACTTTACATTCCGGAAGACATGGGATTTAAGACCTCCCTGCTCATCAGCCCGAACACCTGGGATGCGTTGCTCAAACCGTGCTACAAACGAATCAGTGCTTTTTTACAACAACACGGAATCCGTTTCCTGATGCACAGCGACGGTTGCATCTGGGATCTGATTCCCAGATTGATCGATGTTGGGGTTGAAGCCCTCAACCCTCTCGAATGCGCGGCGAGCATGGATATCAATGAACTACGTAAACGCCACCCCGATACGATGGCTTGCTACGGCAACATCAGTGTCTCCAATCTTCTGGGATCTCGTAACGATCTCGAACAGGAACTGCTGGAAAAAATCCCTCAAGCTGTCAACGGCGGATTCATTATGCACTCCGATCATTCCATTCCCTTCGGCGTGAAATACGAACAATACAAGTGGGCCCGGCAACGAGCCCAGGAAATCTTCGAGGAAACTCGCAAACAAACGCTCACATAA
- a CDS encoding phytanoyl-CoA dioxygenase family protein: MTDLLSTEQLNKHSKRIHHEFNLNGYVSIPGFFNTQELDAIHKNKERFIREVVPNMPENEVYYEDPNDTSTLKQLQQVWKHDKFFGDLMAENSKLSLLSSICLGEKSRPINMQYFNKHAGGGQATPPHQDGYFFHLTPNHAITIWFALEDVEPEQGCVNYVQGSHKYGMRAHGASGVLGFSQAILDFGIPYDRANTMSFPCKAGHLIAHHSLTTHWADGNRSKTKSRQAMGAIYYADSCVENEASKKAYQAALDSQLQAKGMI; the protein is encoded by the coding sequence ATGACTGATCTACTAAGCACCGAACAATTAAACAAACACAGCAAGCGAATTCACCATGAGTTCAATCTAAATGGCTATGTTTCCATTCCTGGATTTTTTAATACTCAGGAGTTAGATGCCATCCATAAAAACAAAGAGCGGTTCATCCGGGAAGTGGTTCCAAACATGCCGGAAAACGAGGTGTATTATGAAGACCCGAACGATACCAGCACCTTGAAACAACTGCAGCAAGTCTGGAAACACGACAAATTTTTCGGCGACCTGATGGCTGAGAACAGCAAACTCTCGTTGCTCTCATCGATCTGCCTGGGAGAAAAATCCCGACCGATCAATATGCAATATTTTAACAAACACGCCGGAGGAGGACAAGCAACCCCGCCTCATCAAGACGGATACTTTTTTCACCTGACACCAAACCACGCCATTACGATTTGGTTTGCCCTCGAAGATGTCGAACCGGAACAGGGATGTGTTAACTATGTGCAAGGTTCCCACAAATATGGCATGCGAGCCCACGGTGCCAGTGGGGTTCTCGGGTTTTCACAAGCCATTCTTGATTTTGGCATTCCCTACGATCGCGCCAATACCATGTCCTTCCCCTGCAAGGCCGGTCACCTTATCGCCCACCACTCACTCACCACCCACTGGGCGGACGGCAATCGATCAAAAACAAAATCCCGACAAGCCATGGGAGCCATCTATTATGCTGACAGTTGTGTCGAAAATGAAGCTTCAAAAAAAGCCTACCAAGCAGCTCTCGACAGCCAACTCCAAGCAAAAGGCATGATTTAA
- a CDS encoding aldo/keto reductase, translating into MQYRPFGKTNWQVSEIGFGAWQLGGTWGKVDDQESIDTLLYAFSQGINFVDTAALYGAGRSEEVVGKALRQWQQHSKDPIYIASKIPPAVWNQQMDIDAPMRGRYPLVYAKEQVESCLRRLNIDCLDLIQLHGWYHKGCYELDWLEALNTLKSEGKVQHIGVSLHDARPDQGVMLAKLGLVDSIQVLFNIFEQEPMLELFPAACESNTAIIARVPLDSGSLTGTWTKETIEQWPGDDKRHQMYAKDGNFEHTLERIEKIKDTCTPYYTGLAEAALRFVLHHKAVSLTIPGMRNGHEVDLNIHHSDGAKFPNELVKQLRQHTWKHSFY; encoded by the coding sequence ATGCAATACAGACCTTTTGGAAAAACGAACTGGCAGGTCTCCGAAATCGGTTTCGGAGCCTGGCAACTCGGAGGAACATGGGGCAAGGTGGACGATCAGGAATCGATCGATACGCTGCTTTACGCCTTTTCCCAAGGAATCAACTTTGTTGATACGGCGGCTCTCTATGGTGCCGGTCGCTCGGAAGAAGTCGTCGGCAAAGCCCTTCGCCAATGGCAACAACACAGTAAGGACCCGATTTATATAGCAAGCAAAATCCCCCCCGCCGTCTGGAACCAACAAATGGACATCGACGCGCCCATGCGCGGTCGATATCCTCTCGTCTATGCCAAAGAGCAAGTTGAGTCCTGCCTGCGCCGTCTCAACATTGATTGTCTCGATCTGATTCAGCTCCATGGATGGTATCACAAGGGGTGTTACGAACTCGACTGGCTTGAAGCTCTGAACACACTCAAATCGGAAGGTAAGGTTCAACACATCGGGGTCTCCCTGCACGATGCCCGTCCAGACCAGGGAGTGATGTTGGCCAAGCTCGGACTGGTCGATTCCATCCAGGTTTTGTTCAATATTTTCGAACAGGAACCCATGTTAGAACTCTTCCCCGCCGCTTGTGAATCCAACACGGCGATCATTGCCCGGGTTCCTCTCGACTCCGGTTCACTCACCGGAACCTGGACAAAAGAAACCATCGAACAATGGCCCGGCGACGATAAACGTCACCAAATGTATGCCAAGGATGGCAACTTTGAGCACACACTCGAACGAATCGAGAAGATCAAAGATACCTGCACTCCTTATTATACTGGCCTGGCCGAGGCTGCACTTCGATTTGTCCTCCATCACAAAGCCGTATCGCTCACCATTCCAGGTATGCGCAACGGTCACGAAGTTGACCTCAACATCCACCACAGTGACGGAGCCAAGTTTCCAAACGAGCTCGTCAAACAACTGCGCCAACACACTTGGAAACATTCATTCTACTAG
- a CDS encoding helix-turn-helix transcriptional regulator, whose product MIRFLLHSYGEFSSAMAMKPSVWPHFDLLFIHSGRMEMRIEGRGRVSLGEGEGVLLFPHTAFAPYGQQYRAKASVQHFSLDEDSVLPAPFDVLAGRSEAAIIRQGPRNLQLEADIERAMTLAVAEPSPMLSLMREALLTLILGEFLTKPLPDPSSDRRVATLMKWAEAQSLESLNVHRLAEKVHLTPSGLRRRFINEVQLTPSQFLLNLKMNEASRLLRETSLPVKEIARRLGYGSSVAFHAAFRKGKGETPSSYRKGHRTVG is encoded by the coding sequence GTGATCCGGTTTTTGTTGCATAGTTATGGTGAGTTTTCTTCGGCGATGGCGATGAAGCCTTCGGTTTGGCCTCATTTTGATTTACTTTTCATTCACTCTGGCAGGATGGAGATGCGTATTGAAGGCCGGGGTCGGGTGAGTTTGGGGGAAGGAGAAGGAGTCTTGTTGTTTCCCCATACGGCTTTTGCTCCTTACGGTCAGCAGTATCGGGCCAAAGCCTCGGTGCAGCATTTTTCCTTGGATGAGGATTCCGTTCTACCGGCACCGTTTGATGTATTGGCGGGGCGGTCCGAGGCTGCGATCATTCGACAGGGGCCGAGGAATCTTCAACTTGAGGCTGATATTGAGCGGGCTATGACTCTGGCTGTTGCAGAGCCGAGTCCGATGCTGTCATTGATGCGAGAAGCACTGCTGACATTGATCTTGGGAGAGTTTCTAACCAAGCCGTTGCCTGACCCTTCATCTGATCGGCGGGTGGCAACCTTGATGAAATGGGCTGAGGCTCAGAGCCTCGAGAGCTTGAATGTGCACCGTTTGGCCGAGAAGGTTCATTTGACTCCGAGCGGCTTGCGCCGTCGCTTCATCAACGAGGTCCAATTGACCCCGAGCCAATTTCTTTTGAATTTAAAAATGAACGAAGCCAGCCGGCTGTTGCGTGAGACGTCGTTACCGGTCAAAGAAATTGCCCGGCGCCTAGGCTATGGCAGTTCGGTGGCCTTTCATGCTGCTTTTCGCAAGGGTAAGGGGGAGACCCCCTCGAGCTATAGAAAAGGGCACCGGACTGTCGGTTAA